One window of the Saccopteryx bilineata isolate mSacBil1 chromosome 2, mSacBil1_pri_phased_curated, whole genome shotgun sequence genome contains the following:
- the LOC136322235 gene encoding uncharacterized protein yields MLTLELEEVLEEKADQVCEIRLKMEQLLEEDSQKAAAAQDSSLVVGAGVFSSSLEDEENRAGVVICSLQKMEAQLEGAPTAALVGLRFWDIGQDMLSGAEMEILTAIAMCPSLGQCKTCEDGRDEGGGWRPLFPSNNVSHAVAGFSLDVEGDGPQKALSDRVSGPAERVPTGPCPEGPRAGGCRLAMKGRFRLLIPGSEPPTALRRTRLHRRRPGRGRPASGHHAELTSCAHLCQPPAAPQAGALRDPARPPRLPKGRALPAAKGPGARLQAKRTIKSKTLKLHLDEEMRKLRLGEFKDLPKVMKHGALLSD; encoded by the exons atgctgaccttggagctggaggaagtgctggaggagaaggctgaccaggtttgtgagattcgcctGAAAATGGAGcaactgctggaggaggattcacag aaggctgcggcagcccaGGACTCGAGCCTGGTAgtaggagctggtgttttcagttcctctttggaagatgaggagaatcgagctggagttgtgatctgcagtctccagaagatggaagcccagctggaaggagcacctactgcggccctggtaggtctgcgattttgggacatagggcagGACATGctatccggagcagagatggaaatcctgactgccattgccatgtgcccctctttgggacagtgtaagacctgcgaggatggcagggatgaggggggtggctggcgCCCttt GTTTCCCAGCAATAACGTGTCCCATGCGGTCGCTGGGTTTTCACTAGATGTAGAGGGGGATGGGCCGCAGAAGGCGCTTTCAGACAGGGTCTCTGGCCCTGCCGAGCGCGTCCCCACGGGTCCCTGTCCCGAGGGGCCGCGGGCTGGGGGCTGCCGGCTGGCGATGAAGGGACGGTTCCGGCTGCTGATACCGGGCTCTGAGCCGCCGACTGCTCTTCGCAGGACCCGGCTACACAGGCGGCGTCCAGGCAGGGGGCGTCCAGCCAGCGGGCACCACGCGGAGCTCACTAGCTGTGCCCATCTGTGCCAGCCGCCCGCCGCCCCGCAAGCCGGAGCGCTGCGAGACCCGGCTCGCCCTCCTCGCCTCCCCAAAGGAAGAGCCCTGCCCGCCGCGAAGGGCCCCGGAGCGCGGCTGCAGGCGAAACGCACCATCAAATCCAAGACGCTCAAGTTGCACCTGGACGAGGAG